The following are encoded together in the Oceanobacillus zhaokaii genome:
- the perR gene encoding peroxide-responsive transcriptional repressor PerR, producing MTVSEKRLRQAIDTLKDSGVRITPQRHAVLEYLLTSMVHPTADEIYKALESKFPNMSVATVYNNLRVLREVGLVRELTYGDASSRFDCNTTEHYHIICNECGKIVDFQYPSLQEVESLAEQVTGFNVSHHRLEIYGTCEDCKHVAAAKH from the coding sequence ATGACCGTGTCTGAAAAACGTTTACGTCAAGCGATTGATACATTAAAGGACTCAGGCGTTCGGATCACGCCACAACGTCATGCTGTTCTTGAATATCTTCTAACTTCTATGGTTCATCCAACTGCGGATGAAATTTATAAAGCTTTGGAAAGTAAATTTCCCAATATGAGTGTAGCAACAGTCTATAATAATTTGCGTGTCTTACGAGAAGTAGGTCTTGTCCGTGAATTAACATATGGCGATGCTTCAAGTAGATTTGATTGTAATACAACAGAGCATTATCATATCATTTGTAATGAATGCGGGAAAATTGTTGATTTCCAATACCCATCATTACAAGAAGTAGAGTCTTTAGCAGAGCAAGTGACAGGATTTAATGTCAGCCATCATCGCTTAGAAATTTATGGGACTTGTGAAGACTGTAAACATGTTGCAGCAGCAAAACATTAA
- a CDS encoding YgzB family protein codes for MAVQRLVYSSKINKIRSFALILVFAGILIMYVGLLTRKIEWLMVIFFILGVLMVLLSCVVYLWIGSLSLKAVPVVCPSCDKHTKMLGRVDACMHCKQPLTMDKKLEGKEFDEKYNTRRYAKGKDATK; via the coding sequence ATGGCTGTGCAGAGATTAGTCTATTCAAGTAAAATAAATAAAATACGTTCATTTGCATTAATATTAGTTTTTGCTGGAATTCTTATCATGTATGTAGGTCTCTTAACTAGGAAAATTGAATGGTTAATGGTGATATTCTTTATTTTAGGAGTATTGATGGTACTGCTAAGTTGTGTTGTTTACTTGTGGATTGGTTCGCTTTCCTTGAAGGCGGTACCTGTTGTTTGTCCAAGCTGCGATAAGCATACGAAAATGCTTGGGCGCGTTGATGCTTGTATGCATTGTAAACAACCATTAACGATGGATAAGAAATTAGAGGGCAAGGAATTCGATGAGAAATATAATACACGCCGATATGCCAAAGGCAAAGATGCAACAAAATAA
- a CDS encoding nucleotidyltransferase-like protein: protein MENFLRPIYQERASNQNTKGITMIEKTTQHSTLTDSFDIIMLIIVTDVDQAWQVKHYEFEGKTAALHTVREDMLMNWIDTSGYRAAVEWIIEGQIVFDRNEYMSNLRNQLREFPNTKRDLRKVIEFGKLIKSYTEAKNLFEMEDFKDAHSKIMNSLLHLARLAVIEKGYYPEVTVWSQVKKIDLEVYKLYEEFIESNEEISKKAELMILAMEYVISNRARTSVNHLLTVMQTKESEWSFAELTNEDTQAYILDLAAIISYLAEKEIIEIVLEPTKGIDVHQRKYKIKS, encoded by the coding sequence ATGGAAAATTTCCTAAGACCGATTTACCAAGAACGTGCAAGTAACCAGAATACAAAGGGAATAACGATGATAGAAAAGACTACACAACACAGTACTTTAACAGATAGCTTTGATATCATTATGCTGATCATTGTGACGGATGTGGATCAAGCTTGGCAAGTCAAACATTATGAATTTGAAGGGAAGACAGCCGCATTACATACAGTAAGAGAAGATATGTTAATGAACTGGATTGATACTAGTGGTTACCGTGCAGCTGTTGAATGGATAATCGAAGGACAGATCGTATTTGATCGAAATGAATATATGAGTAATCTAAGGAATCAGCTTAGAGAATTTCCAAATACAAAAAGGGATTTAAGGAAGGTCATTGAATTTGGAAAACTAATCAAGAGTTATACTGAAGCTAAGAATCTTTTTGAAATGGAGGATTTTAAAGATGCACATAGTAAAATTATGAATTCACTCCTTCATTTAGCAAGGTTAGCTGTTATTGAAAAAGGATATTATCCAGAAGTAACAGTCTGGAGCCAAGTAAAGAAAATAGATTTAGAAGTGTATAAGTTATACGAAGAATTTATTGAAAGCAATGAAGAAATATCTAAGAAGGCTGAGCTGATGATACTTGCGATGGAGTACGTTATAAGCAATCGAGCAAGAACTTCAGTAAACCATTTATTAACGGTAATGCAAACGAAAGAATCAGAATGGTCATTTGCCGAACTAACGAATGAAGATACGCAGGCCTATATTTTAGATTTAGCAGCAATAATTTCTTACCTTGCTGAAAAAGAAATAATTGAAATTGTTCTAGAGCCAACAAAAGGAATCGATGTTCATCAGAGAAAATATAAAATTAAATCATAA
- a CDS encoding tyrosine-type recombinase/integrase: MASIQKRGKTYQYTVSRTINGKQNPIRKGGFRTKKEAQIAAAEVEAQLAKGINPVLKKVPFDEYFKNWIELYKKPQVSPTTLKHYEYSLGAVKEYFFDTPIQNIKRYDYQKFLNWFGNKRAKETVAKVHGHIKSCVKDAMEEQLIQIDFTRKTQPTWTVQAKKSVDKHLNYDESEQLLRSIWSKIDDGLGYSLILLALTSGMRFGELVGLTRKDFNFANNTININKTWGYKKNSPEDFGPTKNEQSNRIIKMDRLTMNHFKELFSITPSNIHQLVFYSPASKYKVLSNTNANKLLKKLLMELNIEPITIHGLRHTHASVLLYQKASIHYVSERLGHSDIETTLKEYTHVLTELRLQDEQVTVETFESMIV, from the coding sequence ATGGCTAGTATACAAAAAAGAGGAAAAACTTATCAATACACAGTTAGTCGCACTATAAATGGAAAACAAAATCCCATCAGAAAAGGGGGATTCCGCACTAAAAAGGAGGCACAGATTGCAGCAGCAGAAGTTGAAGCACAATTAGCAAAGGGCATAAATCCCGTTTTAAAAAAGGTACCCTTTGATGAATACTTTAAAAACTGGATTGAGCTTTATAAGAAACCTCAGGTCAGCCCAACTACTTTGAAACATTATGAATACTCATTAGGTGCGGTCAAAGAATATTTTTTTGATACACCTATTCAAAATATCAAAAGATATGATTATCAAAAATTCTTAAATTGGTTTGGGAATAAGAGAGCAAAAGAAACTGTTGCTAAAGTACACGGACATATTAAATCATGTGTAAAAGACGCAATGGAGGAACAACTAATCCAAATTGATTTTACAAGAAAGACTCAACCAACTTGGACTGTTCAAGCAAAAAAATCGGTAGATAAACATTTGAACTATGATGAGAGTGAACAGCTATTACGAAGCATATGGAGCAAGATTGACGATGGATTAGGATATTCCTTAATACTTCTTGCACTAACCTCTGGAATGCGTTTTGGTGAGCTTGTAGGTCTAACAAGAAAGGATTTTAACTTTGCTAACAACACTATCAATATAAACAAGACTTGGGGCTACAAGAAAAACTCACCTGAAGATTTTGGCCCAACGAAAAACGAACAGTCAAATAGAATCATAAAGATGGATAGACTTACGATGAATCATTTTAAAGAATTATTTAGCATTACTCCATCGAATATTCATCAATTAGTATTCTACAGTCCAGCATCAAAATACAAAGTCCTTAGCAATACTAACGCCAATAAGTTACTAAAAAAACTGCTGATGGAGTTAAATATTGAACCGATAACTATTCATGGATTACGTCACACTCATGCAAGTGTCCTTCTCTATCAAAAGGCTTCCATTCATTATGTAAGTGAAAGATTAGGCCATAGTGATATTGAAACAACTTTAAAAGAATACACACATGTTCTAACAGAATTACGCTTGCAAGACGAGCAGGTGACAGTAGAAACTTTTGAGAGTATGATTGTGTAA
- a CDS encoding DUF771 domain-containing protein has product MQQLSVNLTIPIPSDSVLISKVELQELKQQQLKGVYWTMKNLEVRINRKHEWIKENILYPQKFKEVLDADYGGFVYYPKTKGQSWSFHALKMTDFLDKNFHHIFSHLQ; this is encoded by the coding sequence ATGCAACAACTATCAGTAAATTTAACAATACCAATACCTTCTGATTCAGTTCTTATTTCAAAAGTAGAGCTCCAAGAGCTAAAGCAACAACAATTAAAAGGTGTTTATTGGACAATGAAAAATCTTGAAGTAAGAATTAACCGAAAACATGAATGGATCAAAGAAAACATTCTTTATCCACAAAAGTTCAAGGAAGTGCTTGATGCAGACTACGGCGGATTTGTATACTATCCAAAAACCAAAGGTCAATCATGGTCTTTTCACGCCTTGAAAATGACTGATTTTTTGGATAAAAATTTCCACCATATATTTTCTCACTTACAGTAA
- a CDS encoding helix-turn-helix domain-containing protein — MQKRLSDYPDILNVEDVQAILGIGRKQAYDLVNSKSFHSLKIGKRIKISKVVLEDWIKGCVITHED; from the coding sequence ATGCAGAAGAGATTAAGTGATTACCCAGATATCTTAAACGTAGAAGATGTACAAGCCATTTTGGGAATTGGAAGGAAGCAGGCATACGACCTTGTGAATTCTAAATCATTCCACTCACTTAAAATAGGAAAGCGAATTAAAATTTCAAAAGTAGTCCTTGAAGACTGGATAAAAGGATGTGTAATCACCCATGAGGACTAA
- a CDS encoding rolling circle replication-associated protein — protein MYTKAIISNRFIEITQQSLAPLYSKTLSGGRKSTTTGMSENYNTNRKISINRARRDIRRLLECNFPSQYAFVTLTFGNKLDFDTTNIDICNKKFSDFKKRIVYFLKKNEYPELKYIGITEFQDNRGGAVHYHLICNLTKVSNGRLADLWKYGTVHRQEVKSNPLENEKISNYLKKGISDPRLAGKKKYLRSKSLKKPTKVVISDIEKLKRLLDSTGSVNLSFETYNSPLYGDINYQTYYTLNPKEIMNYAEEIK, from the coding sequence ATGTATACAAAAGCAATAATAAGCAACAGATTTATAGAGATTACACAGCAATCCTTGGCGCCCTTATATAGTAAAACGTTGTCAGGAGGTAGAAAATCAACTACAACTGGAATGTCAGAAAACTATAACACCAATAGGAAGATTAGCATTAATCGTGCACGTAGGGATATACGTCGTTTACTTGAATGCAACTTTCCAAGTCAATATGCGTTTGTCACGCTCACATTTGGAAATAAACTAGACTTTGATACGACAAATATAGATATCTGTAACAAGAAGTTTTCTGATTTTAAGAAGAGAATCGTATATTTTCTAAAGAAGAATGAATATCCTGAACTGAAATATATTGGAATTACAGAATTTCAAGACAATAGAGGAGGGGCTGTACATTACCACTTAATCTGTAATCTAACAAAAGTATCCAATGGTAGATTAGCAGATCTTTGGAAATACGGGACGGTTCATAGACAAGAGGTGAAATCAAATCCGCTTGAAAATGAGAAGATTTCAAATTATTTAAAGAAGGGTATATCTGATCCAAGGTTAGCAGGAAAGAAAAAGTATTTACGTTCTAAATCCCTAAAAAAACCTACAAAAGTAGTAATTTCAGATATTGAAAAATTAAAGAGACTACTAGACAGTACCGGAAGTGTAAATCTGAGCTTTGAAACCTATAACTCTCCACTTTATGGAGATATCAACTATCAAACTTATTATACATTAAACCCAAAGGAGATTATGAATTATGCAGAAGAGATTAAGTGA
- a CDS encoding type I restriction-modification system subunit M translates to MNKQQLAAKIWESANNLRGKMEAGEYKDYILGFIFYKFLSDKEYKFLIQNGYEQSDIEELREENEEEVDWIKRNIGFFIEPKNLFSNWIEIGNDFSVDNVVTALSAFSRNIYHSHKNVFSDIFKTLEQGISKLGETSVSRTKAIKNLIEIINDVPTSNQRDYDVLGFIYEYLIGQFASSAGKKAGEFYTPHEVSVIMAELVAAHLKDKETINIYDPTSGSGSLLINIGQSVGKHIEDTNKIKYYAQELIESTYNLTRMNLIMRGILPDNIVTRNGDTLEEDWPWFDDNDKVSTYNPLFVDAVVSNPPYSQKWDPANKDIDPRYAEYGLAPKSKADYAFLLHDLYHLKPDGIMTIVLPHGVLFRGGEEGTIRKNLIEKNKIDAIIGLPANIFFGTGIPTIILVLKKHRDNTDVLFVDASKGFKKAGNKNVLQASDIKRIVDAVIQRKKVEKFSHIATLQDIKDNEYNLNIPRYVESNEEAEKWDIYATMYGGIPKNELEDYKDIWEAFPRLYDELFDEINRDYVKLKSGNTSSLLKSNDDIINFKGEYESAFRNFDSYLYNQLIENVAEVKLANKEEILTMDIFSRLNSIKLIDRYDAFQILNDSWKDISGDIEILQKESFDSVRIVDPNMITKKVNGKDTIVQDGWLGRIIPFDLVQSTILKAKEVQMSNLVNRLSEVQESLDEIISTLSEAEGEFDVLNDSNDKFVLKDVNSELSEFYKDIETSELITMREYLVLLDSKGSKKEKIEFVSNHPEVNWSAIPINGSGTYNKKDVMKYVSSIQKSYKFQEGSFASKLSSVVMLLEEEKDLKKEIKENKAELHELTKITIENLSDEQANELLKLKWIDPLTRSIRKLPDILIKEIAKKVLLLQQKYDKTFIEVSDEIENSTKKLGNLLDELTGSEFDMKGIRRFKKLLIGDKYDK, encoded by the coding sequence ATGAATAAACAACAATTGGCAGCTAAAATTTGGGAGTCCGCAAATAATTTACGTGGAAAGATGGAAGCGGGAGAGTATAAAGATTATATTTTAGGCTTTATTTTTTATAAATTTCTTTCAGATAAAGAGTATAAATTCTTAATTCAAAATGGATATGAACAATCTGATATCGAAGAATTAAGAGAAGAAAATGAAGAAGAAGTTGATTGGATTAAAAGAAATATTGGTTTTTTTATTGAACCCAAAAACTTATTTTCTAATTGGATAGAAATAGGCAATGATTTTTCAGTTGATAATGTAGTAACTGCACTATCTGCTTTTTCGAGAAATATCTACCATTCACATAAAAATGTTTTCTCAGATATTTTTAAGACACTTGAACAAGGTATTTCAAAACTTGGAGAAACATCAGTTAGTCGTACAAAAGCGATAAAAAATCTCATAGAAATTATCAATGATGTTCCAACTAGTAATCAACGTGACTATGACGTATTAGGATTTATTTATGAATATTTGATAGGGCAATTTGCCTCTAGTGCAGGGAAAAAAGCGGGGGAATTTTATACTCCTCACGAGGTTTCTGTAATAATGGCTGAATTGGTTGCTGCACATTTAAAAGATAAAGAAACAATCAATATCTACGATCCAACAAGTGGTTCAGGTTCATTACTTATCAATATTGGTCAATCTGTTGGAAAGCATATTGAAGATACAAATAAAATTAAATATTATGCACAGGAGCTAATTGAAAGTACTTATAATTTGACTCGCATGAATTTAATAATGCGTGGTATTTTACCAGATAACATTGTTACACGAAATGGTGATACTCTTGAGGAAGATTGGCCTTGGTTTGATGATAACGATAAAGTATCAACCTATAATCCTTTATTTGTTGATGCTGTTGTATCTAATCCACCGTATAGTCAAAAATGGGATCCTGCAAATAAAGATATAGACCCAAGGTATGCAGAATACGGACTTGCACCTAAAAGTAAGGCTGACTATGCTTTTCTCCTTCATGATTTATATCATTTAAAACCAGATGGCATCATGACAATTGTATTACCGCATGGTGTACTATTCCGTGGTGGTGAAGAAGGTACAATTCGTAAAAATTTGATTGAGAAGAATAAGATTGATGCAATTATAGGACTACCAGCAAATATTTTCTTTGGTACTGGGATTCCTACAATCATTTTAGTTCTTAAAAAACATAGAGATAATACAGATGTTTTATTTGTTGATGCTTCAAAAGGCTTTAAAAAAGCCGGAAATAAAAATGTTCTACAAGCTTCTGATATTAAGAGAATAGTTGATGCTGTAATTCAACGTAAGAAAGTTGAAAAATTTTCTCATATAGCAACGTTGCAAGATATTAAAGATAATGAATACAACTTAAATATTCCTCGTTATGTTGAGTCTAATGAGGAAGCAGAAAAATGGGATATCTATGCAACTATGTACGGTGGAATACCGAAAAATGAATTAGAAGATTATAAAGATATTTGGGAGGCATTCCCGAGACTTTATGATGAATTATTCGATGAAATTAATCGTGATTATGTGAAGTTAAAATCTGGAAATACAAGCTCCCTTCTTAAATCAAATGATGATATCATCAATTTTAAAGGTGAATATGAGAGTGCTTTTAGAAATTTTGATTCTTATTTATACAATCAATTGATTGAAAATGTAGCTGAAGTAAAGCTTGCCAATAAAGAAGAAATTTTAACCATGGATATCTTTTCTAGATTGAATAGTATTAAGCTAATTGATAGATATGATGCATTTCAAATTCTTAATGATTCCTGGAAAGATATCTCCGGAGACATTGAAATATTACAGAAAGAATCTTTTGACTCTGTTCGAATAGTTGACCCTAATATGATTACGAAAAAGGTTAATGGAAAAGATACCATTGTTCAAGATGGATGGTTGGGACGAATTATTCCGTTTGATCTTGTTCAATCGACCATACTTAAAGCTAAGGAAGTACAAATGAGTAACTTAGTGAATCGACTTTCAGAAGTTCAAGAATCACTGGATGAAATTATTAGTACTCTTTCTGAAGCTGAGGGTGAATTTGACGTTTTGAACGATTCTAACGACAAATTTGTATTAAAAGACGTTAATAGTGAGCTAAGTGAATTTTATAAGGATATAGAGACATCAGAATTAATTACAATGAGAGAGTATTTGGTTCTTTTAGATTCTAAAGGAAGTAAGAAAGAGAAAATTGAATTTGTATCAAATCACCCTGAAGTTAATTGGAGTGCAATACCTATTAATGGTAGTGGAACATACAACAAGAAAGATGTTATGAAATATGTTTCATCAATTCAAAAAAGTTATAAATTTCAAGAAGGATCTTTTGCTTCAAAATTGTCTTCTGTAGTGATGTTACTTGAAGAAGAAAAAGATCTTAAAAAGGAAATCAAGGAAAATAAAGCTGAACTTCATGAGCTAACTAAAATTACTATTGAAAACCTTTCAGATGAACAAGCAAACGAACTACTTAAATTAAAATGGATCGATCCATTAACAAGATCTATCCGGAAACTTCCAGATATTTTAATTAAAGAAATAGCCAAAAAAGTGTTATTACTTCAGCAAAAGTATGATAAGACTTTTATTGAAGTTTCGGATGAGATTGAAAACTCTACAAAAAAATTAGGAAATCTTCTTGATGAATTAACTGGTAGTGAGTTTGATATGAAAGGAATTAGAAGGTTCAAAAAACTACTGATAGGTGATAAATATGACAAGTAA
- a CDS encoding restriction endonuclease subunit S has translation MTSNKPEIHFDGFTNEWKQRKLGDISENFEYGLNASATEYDGENKYIRITDIDDNSHKFLMDEVTSPDTDLSIADNYLLEEGDILFARTGASVGKTYLYDAHDGKVYYAGFLIRARVKPEYDSQFVFQNTLTSNYNNFVKITSQRSGQPGINAQEYASFSILMPEKEEQIKIGNFFKQLDNAIALYKCKHEKLINYKNAMLQKLLPQNGKMVPEIRFNGFTDDWKQLKLGEHSDIKAGGTPKTDISEYWFPKEIPWMSSGEVNKKRLFNTDNQISKTGLENSSARWIKEKSILIALAGQGKTRGTVAINEIPLTTNQSIAAIEVHSNLDSEFVLQNLESRYEELRKLSSGDGTRGGLNKQLIANLNIVAPSVEEQKKIGMLFKQLDNTISLQQEQLNKLQKIKKSMLQKMLV, from the coding sequence ATGACAAGTAATAAACCTGAAATTCACTTTGATGGGTTCACTAATGAATGGAAACAGCGTAAATTAGGGGATATCTCTGAAAACTTTGAGTATGGACTGAATGCTAGTGCGACTGAATATGATGGTGAAAACAAATACATTCGAATTACCGATATTGATGACAACAGCCATAAATTTTTAATGGATGAGGTAACTTCGCCAGATACGGATTTATCAATAGCAGATAATTATTTACTTGAAGAAGGAGATATCCTATTTGCACGTACTGGTGCAAGTGTAGGAAAAACCTATTTATATGATGCTCATGACGGCAAGGTATATTATGCAGGCTTTCTTATTCGTGCAAGAGTGAAACCTGAATATGATTCGCAATTTGTTTTTCAAAATACACTAACCTCAAATTATAATAATTTTGTAAAAATAACTTCTCAGAGATCTGGTCAACCTGGTATAAACGCACAAGAATATGCCAGCTTTTCAATTTTGATGCCAGAAAAAGAAGAGCAAATAAAAATTGGTAACTTCTTCAAACAGCTAGACAATGCTATCGCTCTTTATAAGTGTAAGCATGAAAAGTTAATTAACTATAAAAACGCAATGCTTCAAAAATTGTTGCCGCAAAATGGAAAAATGGTGCCTGAAATCCGCTTTAATGGATTTACTGATGATTGGAAACAGCTTAAGTTAGGAGAACACTCTGATATTAAAGCAGGAGGGACCCCTAAAACGGATATTTCTGAATACTGGTTTCCAAAAGAAATTCCTTGGATGTCTTCTGGTGAAGTTAACAAAAAAAGACTGTTCAATACTGATAATCAAATTTCTAAAACAGGATTGGAAAATTCTAGTGCAAGATGGATTAAGGAAAAATCTATATTGATAGCCTTGGCAGGGCAAGGAAAGACACGAGGAACTGTTGCTATTAATGAAATTCCACTTACAACTAATCAATCAATTGCTGCTATTGAAGTTCATTCAAATTTAGATTCAGAATTTGTATTACAAAATTTAGAAAGTAGATATGAAGAACTTCGGAAGCTTTCATCTGGAGATGGAACTCGTGGGGGACTCAATAAGCAATTAATAGCTAACTTAAATATAGTTGCACCTTCCGTAGAAGAACAAAAAAAAATTGGAATGCTTTTCAAACAACTTGATAACACTATCTCTCTACAACAAGAACAATTAAATAAACTACAAAAAATTAAAAAGTCGATGCTTCAAAAAATGCTTGTATAG